From the Amycolatopsis thermoflava N1165 genome, one window contains:
- a CDS encoding Lrp/AsnC family transcriptional regulator, whose amino-acid sequence MDELDSAIVRLLQEDARQSNRDIARKVGIAPSTCLERIRLLRKRGVIRGYHADIDLGALNRGVQAIVAAQIRPLTRDVVDAFERSLAQLPEVISVFTIAGSDDFLVHVTAQDIDHLHAFLLERFTSRREMVTFRTSIIYQHHSKQVLDPLPGH is encoded by the coding sequence ATGGACGAACTTGATTCGGCGATCGTGCGGCTTCTGCAGGAGGATGCGCGGCAGTCGAACCGGGACATCGCGCGCAAGGTCGGCATCGCGCCGTCCACCTGCCTGGAACGGATCCGCCTGCTGCGCAAGCGCGGCGTGATCCGCGGCTACCACGCGGACATCGACCTCGGCGCCCTCAACCGCGGCGTGCAGGCGATCGTCGCGGCGCAGATCCGGCCGCTGACGCGCGACGTGGTGGACGCGTTCGAACGCTCGCTCGCCCAGCTGCCCGAGGTCATCTCGGTCTTCACGATCGCGGGCAGCGACGACTTCCTCGTGCACGTCACCGCTCAGGACATCGACCACCTGCACGCGTTCCTGCTCGAACGGTTCACCAGCCGCAGGGAGATGGTCACGTTCCGGACGTCGATCATCTACCAGCACCACAGCAAGCAGGTGCTGGACCCGCTACCCGGTCACTGA
- a CDS encoding SDR family oxidoreductase, whose amino-acid sequence MSTFVVVGGAGRTGRRITERLANGGHRVVVAGRSTKPPLDLTAKPDPTLFAGAEGVVIVAEPPKEPDAAQAAMHGGVSAIAEIAAREDIPVVLVSQIYLTRPAEHPEMSARIEARARGEQALRESGAQYTIVRPSWLHDLPAGGVRVEQGDTGEGRVSRDAVADAVVAALFDPSASGKTFELYDDEDSPRPDWPSVFAALHPDQ is encoded by the coding sequence ATGAGCACCTTCGTCGTGGTCGGCGGCGCCGGGCGGACGGGCCGCCGGATCACCGAACGGCTCGCGAACGGCGGGCACCGGGTGGTGGTGGCCGGCCGGAGTACGAAGCCTCCGCTGGACCTCACGGCGAAACCGGACCCGACGCTCTTCGCGGGCGCCGAGGGCGTGGTGATCGTCGCGGAGCCGCCGAAGGAACCGGACGCGGCGCAGGCCGCGATGCACGGCGGTGTCTCGGCGATCGCGGAAATCGCGGCGCGCGAGGACATCCCGGTGGTGCTGGTGTCCCAGATCTACCTGACGCGGCCGGCGGAGCACCCGGAGATGAGCGCGCGCATCGAGGCTCGCGCGCGGGGCGAGCAGGCGCTGCGGGAGAGCGGCGCGCAGTACACGATCGTCCGGCCGAGCTGGCTGCACGACCTGCCCGCGGGCGGGGTGCGCGTCGAGCAGGGCGACACCGGCGAGGGCCGGGTCTCCCGCGACGCGGTGGCCGACGCCGTCGTGGCCGCGTTGTTCGACCCGTCGGCGTCCGGCAAGACGTTCGAGCTGTACGACGACGAGGACTCACCGCGGCCGGACTGGCCGTCGGTGTTCGCCGCACTGCACCCCGATCAGTGA
- a CDS encoding DivIVA domain-containing protein, giving the protein MTAVDAREDLVPLRTDFDRSWRGYDARQVQAYVRAVETDLRMVIADRDAAAAAVERLAAQMEDLRTENDALREKIDRISRTPIEAEGLTERLLRMVELAEDEAAEVTERARLAAERSWAAAEQAAGRLRERHERLVAELDFRRREMAEEQAELMRRTEAEVDLMTRQAAQSRRKLDEQAARRRAEIERDFEEAMSVRRATSMRAMAEREAEATAKADELVKNAQSKADELLRAAREEAESTLTSARTEAESTLTSARAEADHLLTSAREEANETLTSARAEAESTLTSARTEAESTLTSARAEADHLLTSARDEANETLTSARAEAEETLTSARTEADETLASARAVAETTVTSARAEADSLVASARAQADDLLSSARAEAEETVTSARAEADQTLAAARAEAESLQAKATKQEADAQARADELVTTATAQAEKLTADAQAKAETLVADATAQADAKLADATSRADALLADATKRADAMVAEATDRASAMIASATARAEDKVTRASTQAEKLLAEATAEARRRTDEAAAKVAELDKIRVDMTDRLRAINTLLAEATPLLSETATAKPPTPTDASPATPVTSAEPLDQPTSAQASNGKPPSVPRVEIAVPEQISATEKAPLEVTP; this is encoded by the coding sequence ATGACGGCCGTGGACGCTCGCGAGGACCTGGTGCCACTGCGGACCGATTTCGACCGCTCGTGGCGTGGCTATGACGCTCGTCAGGTGCAGGCGTACGTCCGCGCCGTGGAGACCGACCTGCGGATGGTGATCGCCGACCGGGACGCGGCCGCCGCTGCGGTCGAGCGGCTAGCCGCACAGATGGAGGACCTGCGCACGGAGAACGACGCTCTGCGCGAGAAGATCGACCGGATCAGCCGGACGCCCATCGAGGCGGAGGGGCTGACCGAGCGGTTGCTGCGGATGGTGGAGCTGGCCGAGGACGAGGCCGCGGAGGTCACCGAGCGGGCGCGGCTGGCGGCCGAACGGAGCTGGGCGGCGGCCGAACAGGCGGCCGGCCGACTGCGCGAGCGGCACGAACGCCTGGTCGCCGAGCTGGACTTCCGGCGCCGGGAGATGGCCGAGGAGCAGGCTGAGCTGATGCGCCGCACCGAGGCCGAGGTCGATTTGATGACCCGCCAGGCCGCGCAGAGCAGGCGTAAGCTGGACGAACAGGCGGCCCGCCGCCGAGCCGAAATCGAGCGGGACTTCGAAGAGGCGATGTCCGTCCGGCGAGCCACGTCGATGCGAGCGATGGCCGAGCGCGAAGCCGAGGCCACCGCAAAGGCCGACGAGCTGGTCAAGAACGCCCAGTCCAAGGCCGACGAGCTGCTACGCGCCGCCCGAGAAGAGGCCGAGTCCACGCTGACCTCGGCCCGCACGGAGGCCGAGTCGACGTTGACGTCCGCCCGCGCCGAGGCGGACCACCTGCTGACCTCGGCCCGCGAGGAGGCGAACGAAACGCTGACGTCCGCGCGCGCCGAAGCCGAGTCCACGCTGACGTCCGCCCGCACGGAGGCCGAGTCGACGTTGACGTCCGCCCGCGCCGAGGCGGACCACCTGCTGACCTCGGCCCGCGACGAGGCGAACGAAACCCTCACCTCCGCTCGCGCCGAAGCCGAGGAAACCCTGACCTCCGCCCGCACGGAAGCGGACGAAACGCTTGCGTCCGCCCGCGCCGTGGCCGAAACCACGGTGACCTCGGCCCGCGCCGAAGCCGACAGCCTGGTCGCATCCGCCCGCGCCCAAGCAGATGACCTGCTCTCCTCGGCCCGCGCCGAAGCCGAGGAGACGGTGACCTCGGCCCGCGCGGAAGCCGACCAGACCCTGGCCGCAGCGCGCGCCGAAGCCGAATCCCTCCAGGCGAAAGCCACCAAGCAGGAGGCCGACGCCCAGGCCAGGGCCGACGAGCTGGTCACCACCGCCACCGCCCAGGCGGAGAAGCTCACCGCCGACGCTCAAGCCAAAGCCGAAACGCTCGTCGCCGACGCCACCGCACAGGCCGACGCGAAGCTCGCCGACGCGACCTCCCGCGCCGACGCCCTCCTGGCCGACGCGACCAAGCGCGCGGACGCGATGGTCGCGGAGGCCACCGACCGGGCGAGCGCGATGATCGCCTCGGCGACCGCCCGCGCCGAGGACAAGGTCACCAGGGCCAGCACGCAAGCCGAGAAACTGCTGGCCGAAGCCACAGCCGAAGCGCGCCGCCGCACCGACGAGGCCGCCGCCAAGGTCGCCGAGCTGGACAAGATCCGCGTGGACATGACCGACCGCCTCCGCGCGATCAACACCCTCCTGGCCGAGGCGACCCCCCTCCTGTCCGAGACAGCCACAGCCAAGCCCCCGACGCCGACCGACGCGTCGCCGGCAACCCCTGTCACCAGCGCAGAGCCCCTCGACCAGCCCACGTCGGCCCAAGCCTCCAACGGCAAGCCCCCGTCGGTCCCGCGCGTCGAGATCGCCGTCCCGGAGCAGATCTCGGCCACGGAAAAAGCCCCGCTCGAAGTGACTCCCTGA
- a CDS encoding winged helix-turn-helix transcriptional regulator, with protein MREPLPPDMFDEICPSGLAPIRFGDKWAPLVIACLEHGPRRFSELRVPLRRVTPKGLTKSLRGLERDGLVSRTSHPGTPPRVEYELTPLGRSLLEPMKVVCAWAGEHWEELLDAREAYDNRLREAR; from the coding sequence ATGCGCGAACCCCTGCCACCGGACATGTTCGACGAGATCTGCCCGTCGGGCCTGGCGCCGATCCGTTTCGGCGACAAGTGGGCCCCGCTGGTGATCGCCTGCCTCGAGCACGGTCCACGGCGCTTCTCCGAACTGCGGGTGCCCCTGCGGCGCGTCACCCCGAAGGGACTGACCAAATCACTGCGCGGCCTCGAACGCGACGGGCTCGTCAGCCGCACCAGCCACCCCGGCACACCGCCGCGCGTCGAGTACGAGCTCACGCCCCTTGGCCGCAGCCTGCTGGAGCCCATGAAGGTCGTGTGCGCCTGGGCCGGCGAGCACTGGGAGGAACTGCTCGACGCGCGCGAGGCCTACGACAATCGGCTGCGCGAGGCACGCTGA
- a CDS encoding FAD-binding oxidoreductase has translation MGLIAELEADFVTTDPDVLAGYRFDQAGFGTAGVPMALARPIETKDVVRILRVASRHRIPVVPQGARTGLSGGANAVDGAILLSLERMTRILDIDEINHTATVQPGVVNAVLSRAVEDKGLFYPPDPGSWESSTIGGNVATNAGGLCCVKYGVTSDFVRELEVVLADGRVLRTGRRTAKGVAGYDLVRLFTGSEGTLGVITEVTVALRPVAEAPLTAVAFFAAPPAACRTVTEYLSTGQRPSVLELMDKPTIDAVAAYRDLGFPDDVEAVLIAQSDRGPAAPHDLEAFAKVARSCGATEVLVASDRAEADMLIAARRLAGVAMEQLGDRLVDDVCVPRSRLAEFFEGVTAISREHDVLIPTCGHAGDGNMHPNVVFDAADPDSVRRGQAAFDAIMALGLRLGGTITGEHGVGMLKRDWLETELGEVGVSVHQAVKQAFDPLGILNPGKVVRPLP, from the coding sequence GTGGGACTCATCGCCGAGCTGGAAGCCGATTTCGTCACGACCGACCCGGACGTACTTGCGGGTTACCGTTTCGACCAAGCCGGGTTCGGCACGGCCGGCGTGCCGATGGCGCTGGCACGGCCGATCGAGACCAAAGATGTCGTAAGAATCCTGCGTGTCGCTTCCCGGCACCGGATCCCTGTCGTCCCGCAGGGTGCCCGGACGGGACTGTCAGGTGGAGCGAACGCTGTGGACGGGGCGATCCTGCTCTCCCTGGAGCGGATGACCCGCATCCTGGACATCGACGAAATCAACCACACGGCGACCGTGCAGCCGGGGGTCGTGAACGCGGTCCTGTCCCGAGCGGTCGAGGACAAGGGCCTGTTCTACCCGCCCGACCCCGGCTCGTGGGAGTCGTCGACGATCGGTGGCAACGTCGCCACCAACGCCGGTGGGCTGTGCTGCGTGAAGTACGGCGTCACCAGTGACTTCGTTCGGGAACTCGAAGTGGTGCTCGCCGACGGGCGGGTGCTGCGGACGGGCCGCCGCACCGCCAAGGGTGTCGCCGGGTACGACCTGGTGCGGCTGTTCACCGGCTCGGAGGGAACGCTCGGCGTGATCACCGAGGTCACGGTGGCGCTGCGGCCGGTCGCGGAGGCGCCGTTGACGGCGGTCGCGTTCTTCGCGGCGCCCCCCGCGGCGTGCCGGACGGTCACGGAGTACCTGAGCACCGGGCAGCGTCCGTCGGTGCTCGAGCTGATGGACAAGCCGACGATCGACGCGGTCGCGGCGTACCGGGACCTGGGTTTCCCGGACGACGTCGAGGCCGTGCTGATCGCCCAGTCCGATCGGGGGCCGGCGGCGCCGCACGACCTCGAGGCGTTCGCGAAGGTCGCGCGGTCCTGCGGGGCGACCGAAGTGCTGGTGGCGAGCGACCGCGCCGAGGCGGACATGCTCATCGCGGCACGGCGGCTGGCCGGGGTCGCGATGGAGCAGCTCGGTGATCGGCTGGTGGACGACGTGTGCGTGCCCCGCTCGCGGCTGGCGGAGTTCTTCGAGGGGGTGACAGCCATTTCCCGCGAGCACGACGTGCTGATCCCGACGTGCGGGCACGCGGGGGACGGCAACATGCACCCGAACGTGGTCTTCGACGCCGCAGACCCGGACTCGGTGCGGCGCGGGCAAGCCGCGTTCGACGCGATCATGGCGCTCGGTCTCCGGCTGGGCGGCACGATCACCGGCGAGCACGGCGTGGGCATGCTGAAACGGGACTGGTTGGAGACGGAACTGGGAGAGGTGGGCGTGTCCGTCCACCAAGCGGTCAAACAGGCCTTCGACCCGCTGGGAATTCTCAACCCCGGCAAGGTCGTCCGCCCGCTACCGTGA
- a CDS encoding Hsp20/alpha crystallin family protein, translated as MLMRTDPFRELDRLTQQVFGQGSGTWSRPAVMPMDAYRAGDEFVVVFDLPGVNPDAIELDVERNVLTVKAERRPSAAGDNVEMQVAERPLGVFSRQLFLGDTLDTDHIKANYESGVLTLRIPVAEAAKPRKIAIESGESRKEITA; from the coding sequence ATGTTGATGCGCACCGATCCCTTCCGCGAACTCGACCGCCTGACCCAGCAGGTGTTCGGCCAGGGGTCGGGAACGTGGTCGCGCCCCGCCGTGATGCCGATGGACGCCTATCGCGCGGGCGACGAGTTCGTGGTCGTGTTCGACCTGCCCGGCGTGAACCCGGACGCGATCGAGCTGGACGTCGAACGCAACGTGCTGACCGTGAAGGCGGAGCGTCGTCCGTCCGCGGCCGGCGACAACGTCGAGATGCAGGTGGCCGAGCGGCCGCTCGGCGTGTTCTCCCGGCAGCTCTTCCTGGGCGACACGCTCGACACCGACCACATCAAGGCGAACTACGAGAGTGGCGTGCTGACGCTGAGGATCCCGGTGGCCGAGGCCGCCAAGCCGCGCAAGATCGCTATCGAGAGTGGTGAGAGCCGCAAGGAGATCACCGCCTGA
- a CDS encoding Glu/Leu/Phe/Val dehydrogenase dimerization domain-containing protein produces MEHEEVKVRRGPRSGLPVVVAIHSRALGPAAGGIRLRRYPDWRDGLADALRLSEAMTAKNAAAGLDFGGGKTVIALGPDTELTPSLREAALLDTGELIESFEGTYFGGPDVGTGPDDMVVVRRSTSRVFCLPPEHGGTGSSSIPTALGVFAALRAGARHVFGSADLTGRTVVISGLGSVGTLVAQHVAAAGARVLVSDVDPAKRASGYEWVDPEKALRTPADIVVPAAVGGVLSAELVPELSAPLVVGPANNQLTSEAVANELAARGIVWVPDFIASAGGAVYTLLREVEGVPHEEANARVEAIGATVSAVLDSARDKGTTPLREARARVAARLA; encoded by the coding sequence ATGGAGCATGAAGAGGTGAAAGTCCGGCGCGGTCCCCGCTCGGGGCTGCCGGTCGTCGTCGCGATCCACTCCCGCGCGCTCGGCCCCGCGGCCGGCGGCATCCGGCTGCGCCGGTATCCGGACTGGCGGGACGGCCTGGCCGACGCACTGCGCCTGTCGGAGGCGATGACCGCGAAGAACGCCGCCGCCGGCCTGGATTTCGGCGGCGGGAAGACGGTGATCGCGCTCGGACCGGACACCGAGCTGACGCCGTCGCTGCGGGAGGCGGCGCTGCTCGACACGGGCGAGCTGATCGAATCGTTCGAGGGCACGTACTTCGGTGGTCCGGACGTCGGGACGGGCCCGGACGACATGGTGGTGGTGCGGCGCTCGACGTCGCGGGTGTTCTGCCTGCCGCCGGAGCACGGCGGGACGGGTTCGTCGAGCATCCCGACCGCGTTGGGGGTGTTCGCCGCGCTGCGGGCCGGGGCGCGGCACGTGTTCGGCAGCGCCGATCTGACCGGCCGCACGGTCGTGATCAGCGGGCTGGGTTCGGTGGGCACGCTGGTGGCGCAGCACGTGGCGGCGGCGGGCGCGCGGGTTCTGGTGTCCGATGTGGACCCGGCGAAGCGCGCGTCCGGTTACGAGTGGGTGGATCCGGAGAAGGCGCTGCGCACGCCCGCGGACATCGTGGTGCCGGCGGCGGTGGGTGGCGTGCTGTCCGCGGAGCTGGTGCCCGAGCTGTCCGCGCCGCTGGTCGTCGGCCCGGCGAACAACCAGCTCACGTCCGAGGCGGTGGCGAACGAGCTGGCCGCGCGGGGGATCGTGTGGGTGCCGGACTTCATCGCCAGCGCGGGTGGCGCGGTGTACACGCTGCTGCGCGAGGTGGAGGGCGTGCCGCACGAGGAGGCGAACGCCCGCGTGGAGGCGATCGGCGCCACGGTGTCCGCAGTGCTGGATTCGGCGCGGGACAAGGGAACCACGCCGCTGCGGGAAGCGCGCGCCCGGGTGGCGGCCAGGCTGGCCTGA
- a CDS encoding NAD(P)-dependent oxidoreductase, protein MSRIVIFGAGGRAGQQAVAEAARRGHEVTAVVRDPAKHRAPDGVELVAGDVTDAASVAALVKDQDAVISAAAVYGADTDPHAFFTSSGRALAASGAARVVVVGLSSLAPDATGRPLRDAPGFPAEFRPFTAAHAAGLDLLRASDLDWLYVSPAGDFDHGGDRTGRYRVAASGDPEARVSYADFAIALVDEASSPRHRRKHLLITGA, encoded by the coding sequence ATGAGCAGAATCGTGATTTTCGGCGCCGGCGGGCGCGCGGGACAGCAGGCGGTCGCGGAGGCCGCGCGGCGCGGGCACGAGGTGACGGCGGTGGTGCGCGACCCGGCGAAGCACCGGGCGCCCGACGGGGTCGAACTGGTGGCCGGTGACGTCACGGACGCGGCTTCGGTGGCCGCGCTGGTGAAGGACCAGGACGCGGTGATCTCAGCGGCCGCGGTCTACGGAGCGGACACCGATCCGCACGCGTTCTTCACCTCGTCGGGACGCGCGCTGGCCGCTTCCGGCGCGGCGCGGGTGGTCGTCGTCGGTCTGTCGTCGCTGGCCCCGGATGCGACGGGCCGGCCCCTCCGGGATGCGCCCGGGTTCCCAGCGGAGTTCCGCCCGTTCACCGCCGCGCACGCGGCCGGGCTGGACCTGTTGCGCGCCAGTGATCTGGACTGGCTGTACGTGAGCCCCGCGGGAGACTTCGACCACGGCGGCGACCGCACCGGCAGGTACCGGGTGGCGGCCTCCGGCGACCCCGAGGCGCGCGTGTCCTACGCGGACTTCGCGATCGCCCTGGTCGACGAGGCGTCGAGCCCCCGGCACCGGCGGAAGCACCTGCTGATCACCGGCGCCTGA
- a CDS encoding NADPH-dependent FMN reductase: protein MEPLDVAVIVGSTRDGRFGPVVAKWVARQASEHGEFRVDVIDLADANLPAALSGRPTPEVAAVSERLEKADAFVVVTPEYNHSYPASLKTLLDWHGTQWQAKPVAFVSYGGLSGGLRAVEHLRPVFAELHAVTIRETVSFHSAWSQFDDQGELINPDGPTAAAKALLDQLAWWAHSLRDARRVRPYAS from the coding sequence ATGGAACCTCTTGATGTTGCGGTGATCGTCGGAAGCACCCGGGACGGCCGGTTCGGCCCGGTGGTGGCGAAGTGGGTCGCCAGGCAGGCGTCCGAGCACGGCGAGTTCCGGGTCGACGTGATCGACCTGGCGGACGCGAACCTCCCTGCTGCCCTGTCCGGCCGGCCGACTCCCGAGGTGGCGGCCGTCAGCGAGCGCCTGGAGAAGGCGGACGCGTTCGTCGTGGTGACCCCGGAGTACAACCATAGCTACCCGGCATCGCTGAAGACGCTGCTGGACTGGCACGGCACGCAGTGGCAGGCGAAGCCGGTGGCGTTCGTGTCGTACGGCGGGTTGTCCGGTGGGTTGCGTGCGGTGGAGCACCTGCGCCCGGTCTTCGCCGAGCTGCACGCGGTGACCATCCGGGAGACGGTGAGCTTCCACAGCGCCTGGAGCCAGTTCGACGACCAGGGCGAGCTGATCAACCCTGACGGTCCGACGGCAGCGGCCAAGGCGCTGCTCGACCAGCTCGCTTGGTGGGCGCACTCGCTGCGAGACGCGCGGCGAGTCCGCCCGTACGCGAGCTGA
- a CDS encoding aspartate aminotransferase family protein produces MDTALWHPFSDMAVVREDEFVLERGEDVWVYDAAGNRYLDATASLWYANVGHGRAEIADAAAEQMRKLAGYSIFGDFTNEPARALAGRLAGLAPMPDAKVFLTAGGGEAIDSAVKIARRYHVVQGQPERVHVISRTNSYHGTNGIGTGVAGIEANRTGFGEILPSSSRVAYDSVDALRDEIRRVGPERVAAFLFEPVIGAGGVLAPPEGYVQGVVDVCREYGVLVIADAVICGFGRLGTWFGVERWGVEPDLITFAKGVTSGYLPLGGVVVHGRVAEPFWARSGTTLRHGATYSGHPACCAAALANIDILERDNLLQRGQLLEGELAAALQPLAAHPLVREVRAGVGLLAAVELQPDLFERLPSAVADLSLLIRQRGVLTRTLAKALAVSPPLTIQRPEINEIAQAFAAGLDELALKAGS; encoded by the coding sequence ATGGACACAGCACTGTGGCATCCGTTCTCGGACATGGCGGTCGTCCGGGAAGACGAGTTCGTCCTCGAGCGCGGCGAGGACGTGTGGGTCTACGACGCGGCAGGCAACCGTTACCTGGACGCCACGGCCAGCCTTTGGTACGCCAACGTGGGCCACGGCCGGGCGGAGATCGCTGACGCCGCTGCTGAGCAGATGCGCAAGCTCGCCGGCTACTCGATCTTCGGCGACTTCACCAACGAACCGGCCCGTGCGCTCGCGGGGCGGCTCGCCGGGCTCGCGCCGATGCCGGATGCCAAGGTCTTCCTCACCGCGGGCGGTGGGGAGGCGATCGACAGTGCCGTCAAGATCGCGCGCCGCTACCACGTGGTGCAGGGGCAGCCCGAACGGGTGCACGTCATCAGCCGGACGAACTCCTACCACGGAACCAACGGCATCGGCACCGGCGTGGCCGGCATCGAAGCCAACCGAACCGGGTTCGGCGAGATCCTGCCGTCCTCGTCGCGCGTCGCCTACGACTCGGTCGACGCGCTGCGTGACGAGATCCGGCGGGTGGGACCGGAGCGCGTCGCGGCGTTCCTGTTCGAGCCGGTCATCGGCGCGGGTGGTGTGCTCGCGCCGCCGGAGGGTTACGTGCAGGGGGTGGTCGACGTGTGCCGGGAGTACGGCGTCCTGGTCATCGCCGACGCGGTGATCTGCGGTTTCGGCCGGCTCGGCACGTGGTTCGGGGTCGAGCGGTGGGGTGTGGAGCCCGACCTGATCACCTTCGCCAAGGGGGTGACCAGCGGATACCTGCCGCTGGGCGGGGTCGTCGTGCACGGGCGCGTCGCCGAGCCGTTCTGGGCCCGATCGGGCACGACCCTGCGGCACGGCGCCACCTACTCCGGCCATCCAGCCTGCTGCGCCGCGGCCCTGGCGAACATCGACATCCTCGAGCGGGACAACCTGTTGCAGCGGGGACAGCTGCTCGAAGGTGAGCTCGCCGCCGCGCTGCAGCCGCTGGCCGCGCACCCCCTCGTCCGCGAGGTTCGGGCAGGGGTGGGGCTGCTCGCTGCTGTCGAACTGCAGCCCGACCTGTTCGAGCGTCTGCCGTCGGCTGTGGCCGACCTCAGCCTGCTCATCCGTCAGCGGGGTGTGCTGACTCGGACGCTGGCCAAGGCGCTTGCCGTCTCGCCGCCGTTGACCATCCAGCGGCCGGAGATCAACGAGATCGCGCAGGCGTTCGCCGCGGGACTCGACGAACTGGCACTGAAGGCCGGGAGCTGA
- a CDS encoding serine/threonine-protein kinase, which yields MTETEGQDNPRVIAGRYRLQRHIGGGAMGVVWEANDQLLDRTVAVKQLLLPPRLTPEEAEQARKRSFREARLAARLQHPHAITVFDVADDDGKPVLVMEYLPSHSLAEVLAERGSLPPGEVARIGAHAASALAAAHAAGIVHRDVKPGNILLGEDGIAKITDFGISKAADDGTLTGSGRFAGTPAFLSPEAARGETPGPESDVYSLGATLYAAVEGRMPYGDTDNQMALLYAAAAGRVAPPEHAGPLTGVLTRMLDVDPKARPTMAELAAELGKLAMMTATTKVDPVPPRRPSRRRFAYAGAALAVVAALVVTLVILLPASTGDNDAPADQASAPPSPTSATSSPAPPSTSVTTVTKTATSSPTPATASAVQAVSDYYAMMPGNTDAGWERLGPVLQAQGKSSYVGWWSTISSVSIVSGPRQVDANTVEVTVDFVKGGSHFRERHHLGMIQRDGKWLINTDTLVR from the coding sequence GTGACGGAGACCGAGGGGCAGGACAACCCGCGCGTGATCGCCGGCCGGTACCGGCTGCAGCGTCACATCGGCGGGGGCGCGATGGGCGTCGTCTGGGAGGCGAACGATCAGCTACTCGACCGGACCGTTGCGGTGAAACAACTTCTGCTACCGCCGCGGCTCACTCCGGAAGAGGCCGAGCAGGCCCGCAAGCGTTCCTTCCGCGAGGCCCGTCTCGCCGCCCGCCTCCAGCACCCGCACGCCATCACCGTGTTCGACGTGGCCGACGACGACGGCAAGCCCGTGCTGGTGATGGAGTACCTGCCCTCGCACAGCCTGGCCGAGGTGCTCGCCGAGCGCGGCAGCCTCCCGCCCGGCGAGGTCGCCCGCATCGGCGCGCACGCGGCGTCCGCGCTGGCCGCGGCGCACGCGGCCGGCATCGTGCACCGCGACGTCAAGCCCGGCAACATCCTGCTCGGCGAGGACGGCATCGCGAAGATCACCGACTTCGGCATCTCCAAGGCCGCCGACGACGGCACCCTGACCGGCAGCGGCCGCTTCGCGGGTACCCCCGCGTTCCTCTCCCCCGAGGCCGCGCGCGGGGAGACGCCTGGCCCGGAGTCCGACGTCTACTCCCTCGGCGCCACGCTCTACGCCGCCGTCGAGGGCCGCATGCCCTACGGCGACACCGACAACCAGATGGCGCTGCTCTACGCGGCCGCCGCCGGCCGCGTCGCCCCGCCGGAACACGCCGGGCCGCTCACCGGCGTGCTCACCCGGATGCTCGACGTCGACCCCAAGGCCCGCCCCACGATGGCCGAACTGGCCGCTGAACTGGGCAAGCTCGCGATGATGACGGCCACGACCAAGGTCGACCCGGTGCCGCCGCGGAGACCGTCGCGGCGAAGATTCGCCTACGCCGGCGCCGCGCTCGCCGTCGTCGCCGCCCTGGTCGTCACGCTCGTCATCCTGCTGCCCGCCTCCACCGGGGACAACGACGCGCCCGCCGACCAGGCCTCGGCCCCGCCCTCCCCCACCTCCGCGACGAGCAGCCCGGCGCCGCCGTCGACCAGCGTCACCACCGTGACCAAGACGGCGACCAGCAGCCCGACCCCGGCCACCGCCTCGGCGGTGCAGGCGGTCAGCGACTACTACGCGATGATGCCGGGCAACACCGACGCCGGCTGGGAGCGGCTCGGCCCCGTGCTGCAGGCACAGGGCAAGTCCAGCTACGTCGGCTGGTGGTCCACCATCAGCTCGGTGAGCATCGTCAGCGGGCCGCGCCAGGTCGACGCCAACACCGTCGAGGTCACGGTCGACTTCGTGAAGGGCGGCTCGCACTTCCGCGAGCGGCACCACCTGGGCATGATCCAGCGCGACGGCAAGTGGCTGATCAACACCGACACCCTGGTCAGGTAG